Proteins from a single region of Syngnathus scovelli strain Florida chromosome 7, RoL_Ssco_1.2, whole genome shotgun sequence:
- the mrps23 gene encoding small ribosomal subunit protein mS23: MAGSRLERIGTVFTRVRDLMRSGVIKQTEKPIWYDVYEAFPPKRQPLYVKPHTRSRVRKPDPVPEIFYTEDQVRAKFYEQYGMGPRPFDLSKSNFVSTCQRFVDKYAELKSQSEMDDTVLFEETAKALLAEGIILRRRGASTVAAESRDPVLGLKLTAMLAEQQSIGDDSMQEPEQLTSNTTQMS, translated from the exons ATGGCTGGGAGCAGACTAGAGAGAATTGGAACTGTGTTTACGCG GGTTCGGGATCTAATGCGCTCTGGAGTGATAAAGCAAACAGAGAAACCAATTTGGTATGATGTATATGAAGCTTTTCCACCAAAACGGCAGCCACTTTATGTAAAACCTCATACAAGATCCCGGGTCAGGAAACCAGACCCGGTGCCTGAAATCTTCTACACAGAAGATCAAGTTAGAGC GAAATTTTATGAACAATATGGGATGGGTCCTCGCCCTTTTGATCTTTCCAAATCAAACTTTGTCTCTACCTGTCAAAG GTTTGTAGACAAGTATGCTGAGTTAAAGAGCCAATCCGAGATGGATGACACTGTTCTGTTTGAGGAGACTGCAAAGGCTTTACTCGCAGAGGGCATCATACTGAGAAGGAGAGGAGCCTCAACA GTGGCAGCAGAGTCAAGGGATCCAGTTTTGGGGCTGAAGCTGACAGCCATGTTGGCAGAGCAACAGTCAATTGGTGATGACAGCATGCAAGAGCCAGAACAACTTACAtcaaatacaacacaaatgtcGTAG